A stretch of Tenrec ecaudatus isolate mTenEca1 chromosome 2, mTenEca1.hap1, whole genome shotgun sequence DNA encodes these proteins:
- the LOC142440610 gene encoding ribosomal RNA processing protein 36 homolog, with protein sequence MLLRIKNGETRFHVLWIYFQEGLPSEEHLLGKERKVPVSKKVARDPRFDDLSGEYNPEVFDKTYQFLNDIRAKEQELVKRQLKKRRSGEEQEKLQLLLQRLEQQEQAQQERKRQQERRLALKQELRAQAQQGHRPFFLKKSEQRQLALAEKFKELKRSKKLESFLSRKRRRRNAGKDRRHLPLSKEQ encoded by the exons atgctccttagaattaagAATGGAGAGACTCGGTTTCATGTGCTCTGGATATatttccaggagggtctgccctctGAAGAACATCTTCTTGGTAAAGAGAGA AAAGTCCCCGTCAGTAAGAAGGTGGCCCGAGACCCCCGGTTTGACGACCTCTCCGGGGAATATAATCCTGAGGTGTTTGACAAAACCTATCAGTTCCTGAATGATATCCGAGCCAAAGAACAAGAGCTTGTGAAAAGGCAGTTGAAGAAGCGCCGCTCAGGGGAGGAGCAGGAGAAACTGCAGCTGCTGCTTCAGCGCTTAGAGCAACAAGAACAGGCGCAGCAGGAGCGGAAGCGGCAGCAAGAGCGACGCTTGGCCCTGAAGCAGGAGCTGCGCGCCCAGGCCCAGCAAGGCCATCGGCCGTTCTTCCTGAAGAAATCGGAGCAGAGGCAGTTGGCCCTAGCGGAGAAGTTCAAGGAGCTGAAACGCAGCAAGAAGCTGGAGAGCTTCTTGAGTCGGAAGAGGCGCCGCCGTAACGCAGGCAAGGACAGGAGACATCTCCCCTTGAGCAAAGAGCAATAA